One Euphorbia lathyris chromosome 1, ddEupLath1.1, whole genome shotgun sequence DNA segment encodes these proteins:
- the LOC136230847 gene encoding DNA-directed RNA polymerase I subunit 2 isoform X2, which produces MVARRGKPGAAMGDYRALEELTRHHIDSFDYMVERGLEIMMDNIKPVKIHDPSSNTSLKLYLSNPKIYEPVKESSRTKQKHLFPFECRQAKISYMGKFEADVCFEYQGQAAVIREKYNFGDFPIMLKSRLCNLYGSSSQQLVSLKEESAEMGGYFILNGLERVARLLIMTKRNYPMSMERGSFRDRREGYTDKAVVIRCVRENQSSLTDQSSVTVKLYYLRNGSARLGFWIQGREYLLPVGIVLKALAETTDREIYEKLTCCYDEKYEKRKGAVGSQLVGERAKIILDEVRDLSLFTQGECLQHIGKHFRPVIDELEKEMFSNVAHAVLKDYIFVHLYNYDDKFNLLIFMLQKLFSFVDQTSLQDNPDSLQNQEVLLPGHLITIYVKEKFEDWLRRTKKLIEEELAKNKNFNFLSVIGKAVETMLKSGRLATQTGLDLHQRAGYTVQAERLNFLRFLSFFQAVHRGATFAGLRTTSVRKLLPESWGFLCPVHTPDGEPCGLLNHMTCSCRITSYFDSQGAVKDFFDIRKAILNVLTGLGMISSLPKLVHAGPPQFLSVLLDGRLVGSLLSSEVEKVVAHLRRLKISAASVVPDDLEVGYVPLSIGGAYPGLFLFTSPSRFVRPVKNIAVPAEEATNVELIGPFEQVFMEIRCPDGGNGGRSDAFPATHEEIHPTDMLSMVANLTPWSDHNQSPRNMYQCQMAKQTMAYSLQSLRFRADQKLYHLQTPQTPIVRTKTYTKYCIDESPTGTNAIVAVLAYTGYDMEDAMILNKSSVERGMFHGQIYQTETIDLSEDGRSTRDRRMFRRSNLDKSSHSVIDSDGLPYVGQMIHPGEPYCSIYNEVTSTTKTNTRKGSDPVFVDYVAIDTKNKDHLQKVNIRFRHPRNPIIGDKFSSRHGQKGVCSQLWPDIDMPFSGFTGMRPDLIINPHAFPSRMTIAMLLESLAAKGGSLHGKFVDATPFASSVKNGNEQETGSDSESLVDDLGKMLRSHGFNYHGTEVLYSGVYGTELTCEIFIGPVYYQRLRHMVSDKFQVRSTGPVDQVTRQPIKGRKHGGGIRFGEMERDSMLAHGAAYLLHDRLHTCSDYHIADVCSLCGSILTGTIMQQQKRAARAIGGLPPLRAPKKVTCHACQTSKGMGTVAMPYVFRYLATELAAMNIKMTIKLNDGA; this is translated from the exons ATGGTGGCGAGGAGGGGAAAACCAGGCGCGGCAATGGGGGACTATAGGGCGTTGGAAGAGCTAACCAGACATCATATAGATTCATTTGATTACATGGTTGAACGAGGACTGGAAATTATGATGGATAATATCAAGCCAGTGAAAATTCATGACCCTTCGTCGAATACTAGTTTGAAAT TGTACCTGAGTAATCCTAAAATTTATGAGCCTGTAAAGGAAAGTTCAAGAACGAAGCAAAAACATCTATTTCCTTTTGAA TGTCGACAAGCGAAAATTTCTTATATGGGAAAGTTCGAGGCAGACGTTTGCTTTGAGTATCAGGGTCAAGCAGCGGTGATAAGAGAGAAGTATAATTTTGGTGATTTTCCTATAATGTTAAAG TCGAGGCTCTGCAATTTGTATGGTAGCAGTTCTCAACAGTTGGTTTCACTCAAGGAAGAGTCGGCAGAGATGGGTGG CTACTTCATTTTGAACGGGCTTGAGAGAGTTGCTCGACTTCTAATAATGACAAAGCGGAACTAT CCAATGAGTATGGAGCGGGGTTCCTTTCGTGATCGGCGAGAAGGATATACTGATAAAGCTGTTGTTATAAG ATGTGTAAGAGAAAACCAATCCTCATTAACAGATCAATCTTCAGTAACAGTTAAATTGTATTACCTTCGTAATGGAAGTGCAAGGCTCGGATTTTG GATTCAAGGAAGGGAGTACTTGCTGCCTGTTGGCATTGTCCTGAAG GCACTTGCTGAGACTACAGATCGTGAAATATATGAGAAATTGACATGTTGTTATGATGAGAAATATGAGAAGAGAAAAGGAGCTGTTGGTTCTCAGCTTGTGGGTGAAAGGGCAAAAATTATACTTGATGAAGTTAGGGACCTTTCTCTTTTTACCCAGGGTGAATGCCTGCAACATATCG GGAAACACTTCCGACCTGTTATCGATGAGCTAGAGAAAGAAATGTTCTCTAAC GTGGCCCATGCTGTTCTAAAGGACTATATATTTGTTCATCTTTATAACTATGATGACAAGTTCAATCTGCTAAT CTTCATGTTGCAGAAACTTTTCTCCTTCGTTGACCAGACCTCGTTGCAAGACAATCCAGATTCCTTGCAAAATCAGGAAGTCTTACTCCCTGGACACCTTATTACCATTTATGTCAAG GAGAAATTTGAAGATTGGCTGCGGAGGACAAAGAAGCTTATTGAAGAGGAACTTGCAAAAAACAAGAATTTCAATTTCCTGTCAG TGATAGGCAAGGCTGTGGAGACTATGCTGAAAAGTGGAAGGCTTGCAACACAAACAGGCCTAGATTTGCATCAG AGGGCTGGTTATACTGTCCAAGCAGAGAGGCTCAATTTTTTGcgctttctttcctttttccaaGCGGTGCATCGAGGGGCTACCTTTGCCGGACTTCGCACAACAAGTGTGCGGAAGTTGCTCCCTGA ATCTTGGGGTTTTCTTTGCCCTGTCCATACACCTGACGGGGAGCCTTGTGGGTTGCTGAACCATATGACGTGCTCTTGTC GAATTACTTCATATTTTGATTCACAAGGAGCAGTTAAAGATTTTTTTGATATAAGGAAGGCTATCCTCAATGTCTTGACTGGTCTTGGCATGATTTCTTCATTGCCAAAGCTTGTGCATGCTGGCCCTCCTCAATTTCTTTCTGTTCTTTTGGATGGTCGTCTTGTTGGGTCCTTACTTTCTAGTGAAGTTGAAAAAGTTGTTGCTCATTTACGAAGATTGAAAATTTCAGCTGCTTCAGTG GTTCCTGATGATTTGGAGGTCGGATATGTTCCTTTGAGCATAGGTGGTGCATATCCCGGTCTATTTTTATTCACATCTCCCTCCAGATTTGTTCGTCCAGTTAAAAATATTGCTGTTCCTGCTGAGGAGGCTACGAACGTCGAACTTATTGGACCATTTGAACAG gtttttatggaaataagatGTCCTGAtggtggaaatggaggaagaagTGATGCTTTTCCTGCTACTCATGAAGAAATTCATCCAACTGACATGCTCAGTATGGTGGCTAACCTTACACCGTGGTCTGATCACAATCAAAGCCCACGGAACATGTATCAGTGTCAG ATGGCAAAACAAACAATGGCATACTCTTTACAATCACTTCGTTTTCGTGCTGATCAGAAGCTATACCATCTTCAG ACTCCTCAAACTCCTATTGTGCGCACAAAAACGTATACAAAATACTGCATCGACGAGTCTCCAACAGGGACAAATGCCATAGTTGCTGTACTTGCATATACTGG ATATGATATGGAGGATGCCATGATTCTAAACAAGTCATCTGTTGAACGTGGAATGTTCCATGGACAAATTTATCAG ACAGAGACCATTGACTTATCTGAAGATGGCAGGTCTACACGAGACCGACGAATGTTTAGAAGAAGTAACCTGGATAAATCATCACATTCTGTGATTGATTCTGATGGACTTCCATATGTCGGTCAG ATGATACATCCGGGTGAACCCTATTGTAGTATTTATAATGAAGTAACCAGCACAACAAAAACCAACACCCGGAAAGGTTCAGACCCAGTTTTTGTTGACTACGTGGCTATTGATACAAAAAACAAGGATCACCTTCAGAAG GTAAATATTCGTTTCCGGCATCCCAGAAACCCTATCATTGGTGATAAATTTAGCAGTAGACATGGGCAGAAGGGTGTTTGCTCCCAGTTATGGCCAGACATTGATATGCCATTTTCTGGTTTTACGGGAATGCGACCTGATCTGATTATTAATCCTCACGCCTTTCCATCGAGAATGACAATTGCAATGCTTTTAGAATCTCTTGCTGCTAAG GGTGGTAGTTTGCATGGAAAATTCGTTGATGCCACGCCATTTGCTAGTTCAGTTAAAAATGGTAATGAGCAAGAAACTGGATCAGACTCCGAATCACTTGTTGACGATCTTGGTAAAATGCTAAGATCTCATGGGTTTAATTATCATGGTACGGAGGTGCTATATAGTGGAGTTTATGGAACAGAACTCACGTGCGAAATATTCATAGGGCCTGTTTACTATCAGCGACTTCGCCACATGGTTTCTGACAAATTTCAG GTGCGATCAACTGGACCAGTTGACCAGGTCACCCGACAGCCTATTAAAGGAAGAAAACATGGTGGAGGTATCCGGTTTGGCGAAATGGAACGAGATTCCATGCTCGCTCATGGGGCAGCATATTTATTGCATGATAGGCTTCATACCTGTTCTGATTATCACATCGCTGATGTTTGTTCTCTCTGTGGAAGCATACTCACCGGAACAATCATGCAACAACAGAAAAGGGCTGCGCGGGCGATTGGTGGATTGCCTCCATTAAGGGCTCCGAAAAAGGTGACATGCCATGCGTGCCAAACAAGCAAGGGGATGGGAACTGTTGCAATGCCTTACGTGTTCCGATATTTGGCGACTGAATTAGCAGCCATGAATATAAAGATGACCATCAAGCTAAATGATGGGGCTTGA
- the LOC136230847 gene encoding DNA-directed RNA polymerase I subunit 2 isoform X1 — MVARRGKPGAAMGDYRALEELTRHHIDSFDYMVERGLEIMMDNIKPVKIHDPSSNTSLKLYLSNPKIYEPVKESSRTKQKHLFPFECRQAKISYMGKFEADVCFEYQGQAAVIREKYNFGDFPIMLKSRLCNLYGSSSQQLVSLKEESAEMGGYFILNGLERVARLLIMTKRNYPMSMERGSFRDRREGYTDKAVVIRCVRENQSSLTDQSSVTVKLYYLRNGSARLGFWIQGREYLLPVGIVLKALAETTDREIYEKLTCCYDEKYEKRKGAVGSQLVGERAKIILDEVRDLSLFTQGECLQHIGKHFRPVIDELEKEMFSNVAHAVLKDYIFVHLYNYDDKFNLLIFMLQKLFSFVDQTSLQDNPDSLQNQEVLLPGHLITIYVKEKFEDWLRRTKKLIEEELAKNKNFNFLSVSEIKKLMQKNSSAVIGKAVETMLKSGRLATQTGLDLHQRAGYTVQAERLNFLRFLSFFQAVHRGATFAGLRTTSVRKLLPESWGFLCPVHTPDGEPCGLLNHMTCSCRITSYFDSQGAVKDFFDIRKAILNVLTGLGMISSLPKLVHAGPPQFLSVLLDGRLVGSLLSSEVEKVVAHLRRLKISAASVVPDDLEVGYVPLSIGGAYPGLFLFTSPSRFVRPVKNIAVPAEEATNVELIGPFEQVFMEIRCPDGGNGGRSDAFPATHEEIHPTDMLSMVANLTPWSDHNQSPRNMYQCQMAKQTMAYSLQSLRFRADQKLYHLQTPQTPIVRTKTYTKYCIDESPTGTNAIVAVLAYTGYDMEDAMILNKSSVERGMFHGQIYQTETIDLSEDGRSTRDRRMFRRSNLDKSSHSVIDSDGLPYVGQMIHPGEPYCSIYNEVTSTTKTNTRKGSDPVFVDYVAIDTKNKDHLQKVNIRFRHPRNPIIGDKFSSRHGQKGVCSQLWPDIDMPFSGFTGMRPDLIINPHAFPSRMTIAMLLESLAAKGGSLHGKFVDATPFASSVKNGNEQETGSDSESLVDDLGKMLRSHGFNYHGTEVLYSGVYGTELTCEIFIGPVYYQRLRHMVSDKFQVRSTGPVDQVTRQPIKGRKHGGGIRFGEMERDSMLAHGAAYLLHDRLHTCSDYHIADVCSLCGSILTGTIMQQQKRAARAIGGLPPLRAPKKVTCHACQTSKGMGTVAMPYVFRYLATELAAMNIKMTIKLNDGA; from the exons ATGGTGGCGAGGAGGGGAAAACCAGGCGCGGCAATGGGGGACTATAGGGCGTTGGAAGAGCTAACCAGACATCATATAGATTCATTTGATTACATGGTTGAACGAGGACTGGAAATTATGATGGATAATATCAAGCCAGTGAAAATTCATGACCCTTCGTCGAATACTAGTTTGAAAT TGTACCTGAGTAATCCTAAAATTTATGAGCCTGTAAAGGAAAGTTCAAGAACGAAGCAAAAACATCTATTTCCTTTTGAA TGTCGACAAGCGAAAATTTCTTATATGGGAAAGTTCGAGGCAGACGTTTGCTTTGAGTATCAGGGTCAAGCAGCGGTGATAAGAGAGAAGTATAATTTTGGTGATTTTCCTATAATGTTAAAG TCGAGGCTCTGCAATTTGTATGGTAGCAGTTCTCAACAGTTGGTTTCACTCAAGGAAGAGTCGGCAGAGATGGGTGG CTACTTCATTTTGAACGGGCTTGAGAGAGTTGCTCGACTTCTAATAATGACAAAGCGGAACTAT CCAATGAGTATGGAGCGGGGTTCCTTTCGTGATCGGCGAGAAGGATATACTGATAAAGCTGTTGTTATAAG ATGTGTAAGAGAAAACCAATCCTCATTAACAGATCAATCTTCAGTAACAGTTAAATTGTATTACCTTCGTAATGGAAGTGCAAGGCTCGGATTTTG GATTCAAGGAAGGGAGTACTTGCTGCCTGTTGGCATTGTCCTGAAG GCACTTGCTGAGACTACAGATCGTGAAATATATGAGAAATTGACATGTTGTTATGATGAGAAATATGAGAAGAGAAAAGGAGCTGTTGGTTCTCAGCTTGTGGGTGAAAGGGCAAAAATTATACTTGATGAAGTTAGGGACCTTTCTCTTTTTACCCAGGGTGAATGCCTGCAACATATCG GGAAACACTTCCGACCTGTTATCGATGAGCTAGAGAAAGAAATGTTCTCTAAC GTGGCCCATGCTGTTCTAAAGGACTATATATTTGTTCATCTTTATAACTATGATGACAAGTTCAATCTGCTAAT CTTCATGTTGCAGAAACTTTTCTCCTTCGTTGACCAGACCTCGTTGCAAGACAATCCAGATTCCTTGCAAAATCAGGAAGTCTTACTCCCTGGACACCTTATTACCATTTATGTCAAG GAGAAATTTGAAGATTGGCTGCGGAGGACAAAGAAGCTTATTGAAGAGGAACTTGCAAAAAACAAGAATTTCAATTTCCTGTCAG TATCGGAAATTAAGAAGCTCATGCAGAAAAATTCTTCAGCAGTGATAGGCAAGGCTGTGGAGACTATGCTGAAAAGTGGAAGGCTTGCAACACAAACAGGCCTAGATTTGCATCAG AGGGCTGGTTATACTGTCCAAGCAGAGAGGCTCAATTTTTTGcgctttctttcctttttccaaGCGGTGCATCGAGGGGCTACCTTTGCCGGACTTCGCACAACAAGTGTGCGGAAGTTGCTCCCTGA ATCTTGGGGTTTTCTTTGCCCTGTCCATACACCTGACGGGGAGCCTTGTGGGTTGCTGAACCATATGACGTGCTCTTGTC GAATTACTTCATATTTTGATTCACAAGGAGCAGTTAAAGATTTTTTTGATATAAGGAAGGCTATCCTCAATGTCTTGACTGGTCTTGGCATGATTTCTTCATTGCCAAAGCTTGTGCATGCTGGCCCTCCTCAATTTCTTTCTGTTCTTTTGGATGGTCGTCTTGTTGGGTCCTTACTTTCTAGTGAAGTTGAAAAAGTTGTTGCTCATTTACGAAGATTGAAAATTTCAGCTGCTTCAGTG GTTCCTGATGATTTGGAGGTCGGATATGTTCCTTTGAGCATAGGTGGTGCATATCCCGGTCTATTTTTATTCACATCTCCCTCCAGATTTGTTCGTCCAGTTAAAAATATTGCTGTTCCTGCTGAGGAGGCTACGAACGTCGAACTTATTGGACCATTTGAACAG gtttttatggaaataagatGTCCTGAtggtggaaatggaggaagaagTGATGCTTTTCCTGCTACTCATGAAGAAATTCATCCAACTGACATGCTCAGTATGGTGGCTAACCTTACACCGTGGTCTGATCACAATCAAAGCCCACGGAACATGTATCAGTGTCAG ATGGCAAAACAAACAATGGCATACTCTTTACAATCACTTCGTTTTCGTGCTGATCAGAAGCTATACCATCTTCAG ACTCCTCAAACTCCTATTGTGCGCACAAAAACGTATACAAAATACTGCATCGACGAGTCTCCAACAGGGACAAATGCCATAGTTGCTGTACTTGCATATACTGG ATATGATATGGAGGATGCCATGATTCTAAACAAGTCATCTGTTGAACGTGGAATGTTCCATGGACAAATTTATCAG ACAGAGACCATTGACTTATCTGAAGATGGCAGGTCTACACGAGACCGACGAATGTTTAGAAGAAGTAACCTGGATAAATCATCACATTCTGTGATTGATTCTGATGGACTTCCATATGTCGGTCAG ATGATACATCCGGGTGAACCCTATTGTAGTATTTATAATGAAGTAACCAGCACAACAAAAACCAACACCCGGAAAGGTTCAGACCCAGTTTTTGTTGACTACGTGGCTATTGATACAAAAAACAAGGATCACCTTCAGAAG GTAAATATTCGTTTCCGGCATCCCAGAAACCCTATCATTGGTGATAAATTTAGCAGTAGACATGGGCAGAAGGGTGTTTGCTCCCAGTTATGGCCAGACATTGATATGCCATTTTCTGGTTTTACGGGAATGCGACCTGATCTGATTATTAATCCTCACGCCTTTCCATCGAGAATGACAATTGCAATGCTTTTAGAATCTCTTGCTGCTAAG GGTGGTAGTTTGCATGGAAAATTCGTTGATGCCACGCCATTTGCTAGTTCAGTTAAAAATGGTAATGAGCAAGAAACTGGATCAGACTCCGAATCACTTGTTGACGATCTTGGTAAAATGCTAAGATCTCATGGGTTTAATTATCATGGTACGGAGGTGCTATATAGTGGAGTTTATGGAACAGAACTCACGTGCGAAATATTCATAGGGCCTGTTTACTATCAGCGACTTCGCCACATGGTTTCTGACAAATTTCAG GTGCGATCAACTGGACCAGTTGACCAGGTCACCCGACAGCCTATTAAAGGAAGAAAACATGGTGGAGGTATCCGGTTTGGCGAAATGGAACGAGATTCCATGCTCGCTCATGGGGCAGCATATTTATTGCATGATAGGCTTCATACCTGTTCTGATTATCACATCGCTGATGTTTGTTCTCTCTGTGGAAGCATACTCACCGGAACAATCATGCAACAACAGAAAAGGGCTGCGCGGGCGATTGGTGGATTGCCTCCATTAAGGGCTCCGAAAAAGGTGACATGCCATGCGTGCCAAACAAGCAAGGGGATGGGAACTGTTGCAATGCCTTACGTGTTCCGATATTTGGCGACTGAATTAGCAGCCATGAATATAAAGATGACCATCAAGCTAAATGATGGGGCTTGA
- the LOC136230847 gene encoding DNA-directed RNA polymerase I subunit 2 isoform X3, protein MTKRNYPMSMERGSFRDRREGYTDKAVVIRCVRENQSSLTDQSSVTVKLYYLRNGSARLGFWIQGREYLLPVGIVLKALAETTDREIYEKLTCCYDEKYEKRKGAVGSQLVGERAKIILDEVRDLSLFTQGECLQHIGKHFRPVIDELEKEMFSNVAHAVLKDYIFVHLYNYDDKFNLLIFMLQKLFSFVDQTSLQDNPDSLQNQEVLLPGHLITIYVKEKFEDWLRRTKKLIEEELAKNKNFNFLSVSEIKKLMQKNSSAVIGKAVETMLKSGRLATQTGLDLHQRAGYTVQAERLNFLRFLSFFQAVHRGATFAGLRTTSVRKLLPESWGFLCPVHTPDGEPCGLLNHMTCSCRITSYFDSQGAVKDFFDIRKAILNVLTGLGMISSLPKLVHAGPPQFLSVLLDGRLVGSLLSSEVEKVVAHLRRLKISAASVVPDDLEVGYVPLSIGGAYPGLFLFTSPSRFVRPVKNIAVPAEEATNVELIGPFEQVFMEIRCPDGGNGGRSDAFPATHEEIHPTDMLSMVANLTPWSDHNQSPRNMYQCQMAKQTMAYSLQSLRFRADQKLYHLQTPQTPIVRTKTYTKYCIDESPTGTNAIVAVLAYTGYDMEDAMILNKSSVERGMFHGQIYQTETIDLSEDGRSTRDRRMFRRSNLDKSSHSVIDSDGLPYVGQMIHPGEPYCSIYNEVTSTTKTNTRKGSDPVFVDYVAIDTKNKDHLQKVNIRFRHPRNPIIGDKFSSRHGQKGVCSQLWPDIDMPFSGFTGMRPDLIINPHAFPSRMTIAMLLESLAAKGGSLHGKFVDATPFASSVKNGNEQETGSDSESLVDDLGKMLRSHGFNYHGTEVLYSGVYGTELTCEIFIGPVYYQRLRHMVSDKFQVRSTGPVDQVTRQPIKGRKHGGGIRFGEMERDSMLAHGAAYLLHDRLHTCSDYHIADVCSLCGSILTGTIMQQQKRAARAIGGLPPLRAPKKVTCHACQTSKGMGTVAMPYVFRYLATELAAMNIKMTIKLNDGA, encoded by the exons ATGACAAAGCGGAACTAT CCAATGAGTATGGAGCGGGGTTCCTTTCGTGATCGGCGAGAAGGATATACTGATAAAGCTGTTGTTATAAG ATGTGTAAGAGAAAACCAATCCTCATTAACAGATCAATCTTCAGTAACAGTTAAATTGTATTACCTTCGTAATGGAAGTGCAAGGCTCGGATTTTG GATTCAAGGAAGGGAGTACTTGCTGCCTGTTGGCATTGTCCTGAAG GCACTTGCTGAGACTACAGATCGTGAAATATATGAGAAATTGACATGTTGTTATGATGAGAAATATGAGAAGAGAAAAGGAGCTGTTGGTTCTCAGCTTGTGGGTGAAAGGGCAAAAATTATACTTGATGAAGTTAGGGACCTTTCTCTTTTTACCCAGGGTGAATGCCTGCAACATATCG GGAAACACTTCCGACCTGTTATCGATGAGCTAGAGAAAGAAATGTTCTCTAAC GTGGCCCATGCTGTTCTAAAGGACTATATATTTGTTCATCTTTATAACTATGATGACAAGTTCAATCTGCTAAT CTTCATGTTGCAGAAACTTTTCTCCTTCGTTGACCAGACCTCGTTGCAAGACAATCCAGATTCCTTGCAAAATCAGGAAGTCTTACTCCCTGGACACCTTATTACCATTTATGTCAAG GAGAAATTTGAAGATTGGCTGCGGAGGACAAAGAAGCTTATTGAAGAGGAACTTGCAAAAAACAAGAATTTCAATTTCCTGTCAG TATCGGAAATTAAGAAGCTCATGCAGAAAAATTCTTCAGCAGTGATAGGCAAGGCTGTGGAGACTATGCTGAAAAGTGGAAGGCTTGCAACACAAACAGGCCTAGATTTGCATCAG AGGGCTGGTTATACTGTCCAAGCAGAGAGGCTCAATTTTTTGcgctttctttcctttttccaaGCGGTGCATCGAGGGGCTACCTTTGCCGGACTTCGCACAACAAGTGTGCGGAAGTTGCTCCCTGA ATCTTGGGGTTTTCTTTGCCCTGTCCATACACCTGACGGGGAGCCTTGTGGGTTGCTGAACCATATGACGTGCTCTTGTC GAATTACTTCATATTTTGATTCACAAGGAGCAGTTAAAGATTTTTTTGATATAAGGAAGGCTATCCTCAATGTCTTGACTGGTCTTGGCATGATTTCTTCATTGCCAAAGCTTGTGCATGCTGGCCCTCCTCAATTTCTTTCTGTTCTTTTGGATGGTCGTCTTGTTGGGTCCTTACTTTCTAGTGAAGTTGAAAAAGTTGTTGCTCATTTACGAAGATTGAAAATTTCAGCTGCTTCAGTG GTTCCTGATGATTTGGAGGTCGGATATGTTCCTTTGAGCATAGGTGGTGCATATCCCGGTCTATTTTTATTCACATCTCCCTCCAGATTTGTTCGTCCAGTTAAAAATATTGCTGTTCCTGCTGAGGAGGCTACGAACGTCGAACTTATTGGACCATTTGAACAG gtttttatggaaataagatGTCCTGAtggtggaaatggaggaagaagTGATGCTTTTCCTGCTACTCATGAAGAAATTCATCCAACTGACATGCTCAGTATGGTGGCTAACCTTACACCGTGGTCTGATCACAATCAAAGCCCACGGAACATGTATCAGTGTCAG ATGGCAAAACAAACAATGGCATACTCTTTACAATCACTTCGTTTTCGTGCTGATCAGAAGCTATACCATCTTCAG ACTCCTCAAACTCCTATTGTGCGCACAAAAACGTATACAAAATACTGCATCGACGAGTCTCCAACAGGGACAAATGCCATAGTTGCTGTACTTGCATATACTGG ATATGATATGGAGGATGCCATGATTCTAAACAAGTCATCTGTTGAACGTGGAATGTTCCATGGACAAATTTATCAG ACAGAGACCATTGACTTATCTGAAGATGGCAGGTCTACACGAGACCGACGAATGTTTAGAAGAAGTAACCTGGATAAATCATCACATTCTGTGATTGATTCTGATGGACTTCCATATGTCGGTCAG ATGATACATCCGGGTGAACCCTATTGTAGTATTTATAATGAAGTAACCAGCACAACAAAAACCAACACCCGGAAAGGTTCAGACCCAGTTTTTGTTGACTACGTGGCTATTGATACAAAAAACAAGGATCACCTTCAGAAG GTAAATATTCGTTTCCGGCATCCCAGAAACCCTATCATTGGTGATAAATTTAGCAGTAGACATGGGCAGAAGGGTGTTTGCTCCCAGTTATGGCCAGACATTGATATGCCATTTTCTGGTTTTACGGGAATGCGACCTGATCTGATTATTAATCCTCACGCCTTTCCATCGAGAATGACAATTGCAATGCTTTTAGAATCTCTTGCTGCTAAG GGTGGTAGTTTGCATGGAAAATTCGTTGATGCCACGCCATTTGCTAGTTCAGTTAAAAATGGTAATGAGCAAGAAACTGGATCAGACTCCGAATCACTTGTTGACGATCTTGGTAAAATGCTAAGATCTCATGGGTTTAATTATCATGGTACGGAGGTGCTATATAGTGGAGTTTATGGAACAGAACTCACGTGCGAAATATTCATAGGGCCTGTTTACTATCAGCGACTTCGCCACATGGTTTCTGACAAATTTCAG GTGCGATCAACTGGACCAGTTGACCAGGTCACCCGACAGCCTATTAAAGGAAGAAAACATGGTGGAGGTATCCGGTTTGGCGAAATGGAACGAGATTCCATGCTCGCTCATGGGGCAGCATATTTATTGCATGATAGGCTTCATACCTGTTCTGATTATCACATCGCTGATGTTTGTTCTCTCTGTGGAAGCATACTCACCGGAACAATCATGCAACAACAGAAAAGGGCTGCGCGGGCGATTGGTGGATTGCCTCCATTAAGGGCTCCGAAAAAGGTGACATGCCATGCGTGCCAAACAAGCAAGGGGATGGGAACTGTTGCAATGCCTTACGTGTTCCGATATTTGGCGACTGAATTAGCAGCCATGAATATAAAGATGACCATCAAGCTAAATGATGGGGCTTGA